A window of the Microbacterium sp. LWH13-1.2 genome harbors these coding sequences:
- a CDS encoding exonuclease domain-containing protein, which yields MPLDFTAIDFETANSSPASACSVGLVRVRDGQVVATAGWLIRPPVGHDEFQEWNTKIHGIRAQDVVTAAAWADQFDRLCAFAGADVLVAHNAGFDLNVLRRASEVTGGDCPPYRSLCSLQVARKTYELESYRLPKAAEAAGFTGFAHHDALADALACAHIIMDAARRHDAPDVFALAAALRLRVTEPVIAAPERAVA from the coding sequence GTGCCACTGGACTTCACCGCGATCGACTTCGAAACCGCGAACTCCAGCCCTGCCTCCGCGTGCTCCGTCGGGCTCGTGCGTGTGCGCGACGGCCAGGTCGTCGCCACGGCAGGGTGGCTGATCCGTCCGCCCGTCGGCCACGACGAGTTCCAGGAGTGGAACACCAAGATCCACGGCATCCGCGCGCAGGATGTCGTCACGGCCGCCGCCTGGGCAGACCAGTTCGATCGTCTGTGCGCCTTCGCCGGCGCCGACGTGCTGGTCGCCCACAACGCGGGTTTCGACCTGAACGTCCTGCGCCGGGCTTCGGAGGTCACCGGCGGAGACTGCCCGCCGTACCGCTCGCTGTGCAGCCTGCAGGTTGCGCGCAAGACCTACGAGCTCGAGTCCTACCGTCTCCCGAAGGCCGCAGAGGCCGCGGGCTTCACGGGTTTCGCTCACCACGATGCGCTCGCAGACGCCCTCGCCTGCGCCCACATCATCATGGATGCCGCGCGACGACACGACGCCCCGGACGTGTTCGCCCTGGCCGCAGCGCTACGGCTGCGTGTGACCGAACCTGTCATCGCCGCCCCGGAGCGCGCTGTCGCCTGA
- a CDS encoding class I SAM-dependent methyltransferase, with protein MSADRATSFGAEAANYEAGRPEYPFEAVAWMLERMPADSRRIADVGAGTGKLTRVLGHAPGAEIVAVDPDAAMLAALRQSVPGVPTFQGSAERMPLPDASLDAAVLGQAWHWVEPIAASEELGRVVRSGGVLGLIWNIRDERTEWVRRLTDVMHSSPAENMVNGPESEGPRIAAPFGRVETQRWEWNRPITRTQLHQMARSRSYLIAASADERAQITRQMDALFDELGLDGDSTIDLPYVTHVFRAARD; from the coding sequence ATGAGTGCAGACAGGGCGACATCCTTCGGCGCGGAGGCCGCGAATTACGAGGCCGGAAGGCCGGAGTATCCGTTCGAGGCTGTCGCATGGATGCTCGAGCGGATGCCGGCCGATTCGCGCCGCATCGCCGACGTCGGCGCCGGCACCGGAAAGCTCACTCGGGTGCTCGGTCATGCGCCGGGTGCGGAGATCGTCGCCGTGGACCCGGATGCGGCGATGCTCGCCGCGCTGCGACAGAGCGTTCCGGGAGTGCCCACCTTCCAGGGGTCGGCGGAGCGGATGCCCCTGCCCGACGCGAGCCTCGACGCGGCGGTCCTCGGTCAGGCATGGCACTGGGTGGAGCCGATCGCCGCATCCGAGGAGCTGGGTCGGGTCGTCCGCAGCGGTGGAGTGCTGGGGCTCATCTGGAACATCCGCGACGAGCGCACAGAGTGGGTGCGGCGGCTCACCGACGTGATGCACAGCAGCCCGGCCGAGAACATGGTCAACGGTCCCGAATCCGAGGGCCCGCGCATCGCCGCGCCCTTCGGTCGGGTCGAGACGCAGCGCTGGGAGTGGAACCGTCCGATCACGCGCACTCAACTGCACCAGATGGCGCGCTCGCGCAGCTACCTGATCGCTGCGTCCGCTGACGAGCGTGCGCAGATCACACGCCAGATGGACGCGCTGTTCGACGAGCTCGGGCTCGATGGGGACTCGACGATCGATCTTCCCTACGTCACGCACGTGTTCCGCGCTGCGCGCGATTGA
- the ychF gene encoding redox-regulated ATPase YchF translates to MALTIGIVGLPNVGKSTLFNALTKNDVLAANYPFATIEPNVGVVNLPDPRLDKLAEIFGSERILPAAVSFVDIAGIVRGASEGEGLGNKFLANIREADAIAQVVRGFADDDVVHVDGAVNPASDMETINAELMLADLETVDRAITRYEKEVRGKKIEPVVLETATAAKDALERGVLLSVAGIDLTPIRELGLLTAKPVIFVFNVDEAVLTDDARKAELAALVAPAKAIFLDAKIESELIDLDPEDAAELLASTGQDESGLDQLARIGFDTLGLQTYLTAGPKEARAWTIPKGSKAPQAAGVIHTDFEKGFIKAEIVSFDDLVETGSVVEARSKGKARLEGKDYVMKDGDVVEFRFNN, encoded by the coding sequence GTGGCTCTCACTATCGGAATCGTCGGCCTGCCCAATGTCGGCAAGTCCACCCTCTTCAACGCTCTGACCAAGAACGACGTGCTCGCGGCGAACTACCCGTTCGCGACGATCGAGCCGAACGTCGGGGTGGTGAACCTGCCCGATCCGCGTCTCGACAAGCTCGCCGAGATCTTCGGCAGCGAGCGCATCCTCCCCGCCGCCGTGTCGTTCGTCGACATCGCCGGCATCGTGCGCGGCGCGAGCGAGGGGGAGGGCCTCGGCAACAAGTTCCTCGCGAACATCCGTGAGGCCGATGCCATCGCACAGGTCGTCCGCGGCTTCGCCGATGACGACGTCGTGCACGTCGACGGCGCCGTCAACCCGGCATCCGACATGGAGACGATCAACGCGGAGCTGATGCTCGCAGACCTCGAGACAGTCGACAGGGCGATCACCCGTTACGAGAAGGAAGTACGCGGCAAGAAGATCGAGCCGGTCGTGCTCGAGACCGCGACCGCGGCGAAGGATGCTCTGGAGCGCGGCGTGCTGCTGTCGGTCGCCGGCATCGACCTGACGCCGATCCGCGAGCTGGGCCTGCTCACGGCCAAGCCCGTCATCTTCGTCTTCAACGTCGACGAGGCTGTTCTCACGGACGACGCCCGCAAAGCGGAGCTCGCGGCACTCGTCGCCCCGGCCAAGGCGATCTTCCTCGACGCGAAGATCGAGTCCGAGCTGATCGACCTCGACCCCGAGGATGCCGCTGAGCTTCTCGCGTCGACGGGACAGGACGAGTCGGGCCTCGACCAGCTCGCCCGCATCGGCTTCGACACGCTCGGTCTCCAGACATACCTCACCGCAGGCCCCAAGGAAGCCCGCGCCTGGACGATCCCCAAGGGTTCGAAGGCTCCGCAGGCCGCCGGTGTCATCCACACCGACTTCGAGAAGGGCTTCATCAAGGCCGAGATCGTGTCTTTCGACGACCTGGTCGAGACCGGCTCGGTCGTCGAAGCCCGCTCCAAGGGCAAGGCACGCCTCGAGGGCAAGGACTACGTCATGAAGGACGGCGACGTCGTGGAGTTCCGCTTCAACAACTGA
- a CDS encoding alpha/beta fold hydrolase, whose product MPTFEVPGAELAVSLSDEGGHPVVQLHGLTSSRARDRVLNLDLGRGLSGTRLLRYDARGHGRSTGRKAPEDYRWENLADDLLRVLDQWFPGERVHGVGPSMGTATLLHAATIDPDRFSGLTLMVPPTAWETRLDQADIYRAAAALIESDGVEAFLAGTRGSTPPPATVAAPETWPDIADALLPSVLRGAGLSDLPVPDLIARISVPTTILAWVDDPGHPLSTAEHLAQLLPHATLTVARTPQDVEAWPEVLRRDVERRG is encoded by the coding sequence ATGCCCACTTTCGAGGTGCCCGGAGCCGAGCTGGCTGTGTCCTTGAGCGATGAAGGCGGACACCCGGTTGTCCAGCTGCATGGCCTCACATCTAGCCGCGCCCGCGACCGGGTGCTCAATCTCGACCTCGGCCGAGGGCTCAGCGGCACTCGTCTGCTGCGCTACGACGCACGCGGCCACGGTCGGTCGACCGGGAGGAAGGCCCCCGAGGACTATCGCTGGGAGAATCTCGCCGACGATCTTCTGCGAGTACTCGATCAGTGGTTCCCCGGCGAGCGCGTCCACGGCGTGGGACCGTCGATGGGCACCGCGACGCTCCTGCACGCGGCGACGATCGATCCGGACCGCTTCTCCGGGCTGACACTCATGGTGCCGCCCACGGCGTGGGAGACCAGACTCGATCAAGCCGACATCTACCGAGCAGCCGCGGCGCTCATCGAATCCGACGGTGTGGAGGCATTCCTCGCCGGAACGCGCGGGTCGACACCGCCCCCTGCCACTGTCGCCGCACCGGAGACCTGGCCCGACATCGCCGATGCTCTTCTGCCGTCAGTCCTTCGCGGTGCAGGGCTCAGCGACCTGCCCGTCCCTGACCTCATCGCGCGAATCAGTGTGCCGACGACGATCTTGGCGTGGGTGGATGATCCGGGCCACCCGCTGTCGACCGCGGAGCACCTCGCCCAGCTGCTCCCGCACGCGACCCTGACGGTCGCCCGTACGCCTCAAGACGTCGAAGCGTGGCCCGAGGTCTTGCGCCGCGACGTCGAGCGTCGTGGCTAG
- a CDS encoding GNAT family N-acetyltransferase encodes MTDRIGSGSRGVFRLSGADKVLPMRLTNVTHLRLPFGRLWGYDVSASALGRRLPVSFDQRLHVGAGDRPGSWMALSFRLPAQTRRESIADAWLAVVARHGTLRSAFALGADGEPELHEIEVGPGSWVEHEVGPGQAVNDALRDILDAACSPYRRPSHRLCVLETAAGLTVVIAADHAHVDMWSMLVIARDLLSALDAGRAGAKPMPGPAPAFVEHTQALLDRDAAPDRIRRRWEAIIADSGGVMPQFPLSLGSPEPHRERVEVRDVFDVDDAAAFAAQARDDGVSTLARAVVAMTAVTRELAGTALRAVFPVHSRFEDNWHDSVGWFITNSVLESELAEPHAAAAAVKEAVQLGGWPLADVLAPWGGMPVAPGMFAISWLDLRRLPVRIDSVGLDAQYVSAATDTDGVMLWFILDESGLHLRCRYPDTAEARANVGGWLDLLVARLQADARSSVRGRLQAAGRTFRLERASRDDIEAIAALLSDDQFGPDREGVELERYEAGFSAVARDASNYLGVVRDSADHIVATMQLTVIPGLSRGGSTRLQIEGLRVAPAERSQGLGAAMLEWAHDFGRARGARLSQITTDEARDRTRAFYTRLGYETAHVGLKRHL; translated from the coding sequence GTGACTGACCGCATCGGGTCGGGCAGTCGTGGAGTTTTCAGGTTATCCGGGGCCGATAAGGTGCTACCCATGCGACTGACCAACGTCACGCACCTCCGCCTCCCGTTCGGACGGCTCTGGGGGTACGACGTGAGCGCGTCTGCGCTCGGGCGGCGCCTCCCCGTGTCGTTCGATCAGCGACTCCATGTCGGTGCGGGCGATCGACCCGGCTCGTGGATGGCATTGTCCTTCCGGTTGCCTGCACAGACTCGTCGTGAGTCGATCGCCGATGCCTGGTTGGCTGTCGTCGCTCGCCATGGCACGCTGCGATCCGCATTCGCGCTCGGCGCGGATGGCGAACCGGAGCTTCACGAGATCGAGGTCGGCCCCGGAAGCTGGGTCGAACACGAGGTGGGCCCCGGCCAGGCGGTCAACGACGCGTTGCGGGACATCCTCGATGCCGCGTGTTCGCCGTACCGACGTCCTTCGCATCGGCTGTGCGTGTTGGAGACTGCTGCGGGGCTCACGGTCGTGATCGCGGCTGATCATGCGCACGTCGACATGTGGTCGATGCTGGTGATCGCGCGCGACCTGCTGTCTGCGCTCGATGCGGGAAGGGCCGGCGCGAAGCCGATGCCCGGACCGGCGCCCGCCTTCGTCGAACACACGCAAGCGCTGCTGGATCGGGATGCTGCGCCGGATCGCATACGTCGGCGATGGGAGGCCATCATCGCGGACAGCGGCGGTGTCATGCCGCAGTTCCCGTTGTCACTGGGGTCTCCCGAGCCGCATCGTGAGCGCGTGGAAGTGCGCGATGTGTTCGACGTCGACGATGCCGCGGCGTTCGCTGCACAAGCCCGCGACGACGGCGTCTCGACCCTCGCGCGCGCAGTCGTCGCGATGACTGCGGTGACCCGCGAGCTGGCAGGCACGGCGCTGCGAGCCGTCTTTCCCGTGCACAGCCGCTTCGAGGACAACTGGCACGACTCGGTCGGCTGGTTCATCACCAACTCCGTCCTCGAATCGGAGCTCGCCGAACCGCACGCGGCGGCGGCAGCGGTGAAGGAGGCGGTGCAGCTCGGAGGGTGGCCGCTCGCAGACGTGCTCGCTCCGTGGGGCGGGATGCCCGTGGCCCCCGGAATGTTCGCGATCTCGTGGCTGGACCTGCGCAGGCTCCCCGTGCGGATCGATTCCGTCGGGCTCGACGCGCAATACGTCAGCGCGGCGACCGACACCGACGGTGTCATGCTGTGGTTCATCCTGGACGAGTCCGGTCTGCACCTGAGATGCCGTTATCCCGACACCGCCGAGGCTCGCGCCAACGTCGGTGGCTGGCTCGATCTGCTCGTCGCCAGGTTGCAGGCGGACGCGCGGTCCTCGGTGCGCGGGCGATTGCAGGCGGCGGGCCGCACCTTCCGGCTCGAGCGCGCGAGCCGCGATGACATCGAGGCCATCGCAGCGCTGCTGTCCGACGATCAATTCGGTCCGGACCGGGAGGGCGTCGAGCTCGAACGGTACGAGGCGGGCTTCAGCGCGGTCGCTCGCGATGCATCCAACTATCTGGGGGTCGTCCGCGACAGCGCCGACCACATCGTCGCCACCATGCAGCTGACCGTCATCCCGGGGTTGTCCCGCGGTGGTTCGACCCGACTGCAGATCGAGGGGTTGCGAGTCGCGCCAGCGGAACGATCACAGGGCCTGGGCGCGGCGATGCTCGAGTGGGCACACGACTTCGGGCGTGCACGGGGAGCGCGACTGTCACAGATCACCACCGACGAAGCGCGGGATCGGACTCGCGCCTTCTACACCCGACTCGGGTATGAGACTGCCCATGTCGGGTTGAAGCGGCACCTCTAG